The region GGCGATGCCCAGGTAGAGGGGGAAGTGAGGCACCACGTGGCCGAGGCCGGGGCCGACCAGCAGCGCCACGACCCCGCGGAGGACGAGGAAGCTCACGGTGACGCGCACCGCCGCCCAGGGGCCGAGGGCGACCCGGGCGGCGACCATCGGCAGGGTGGCGCCGAGGCCGATGATCACCGGCTGGTAGAGCGCCTGCCACTGGGGCACGCCGTCGTCGAACTCCAGCTGCATGGCGCTGAAGGCGATCAGCAGCCCGGCCGCGGCGGCGAACCAGAGGTTCTCGCGCACCCGGGGACGGCCGGCGTGGCGCCCGGCCTCGCCGAGCAGCAGCCACACCGCCACCGGCGAGAGCACCGCGGAGCCGATCATCAGCAGGTGGGTGGGTCCCCACATGGTCACGTCGACCCCGTAGCTGGCATGCCACAGGTCGTCGAGGGGGAAGCCGGAGAGCCCGCCGGCGCCGATGGCGAGCAGCGCGGCGGCGCCGCGGGGGATGCGCAGACGCCGCAGCGACCAGGCGGTGGCGGCGCCGTCGAGGGTGGCCATCAGGACGCTCACCGCGCCGGCGGCGCCGAGACCGCCGAGGCCGGCGAGGATGAGCACGTGCGCGGGGGTGAGGAGCTGGTTGTCGCGGCCCAGGTCGATGTGCCAGGCGACGTCCCAGAAGAACCCGAGCCCCGCGGAGAGCAGCGCCCAGCCGTGGAGGAGCACGCCGGCGGCGCACCAGCCGGGCAGCCCGGTGACGCGCTGCAGCGAGGACGAGGCGCGCTCCAGCCAGGAGAGCGGGGCGCGGTGCCGGCCGGGCTCGCCGGTGGCGACCAGCCATCCGGACACGGCCAGCAGGAGCCCGACCACGCCCACCACCCACAGCCACTCGGCCGGGGTGGTGTGGCCGATCGGCTCGGCGGTCAGCGTCGGGATCATGGCGAGCTCCTCCAGGACCGGGGGCGTCGGCTTATCTCGTCATGTTATGATGTCACATGTAAATCAGTCAAGGTCACCTGTCAGGATGGAGGGCGATGAGCCGGACCGGCACCTTTCTCCACCGCGGGCACCGGCTCGCGTACACCGTCCACGGCGACCGCGGGCGCACCTGCCTGCTGATGCACGGCCTGCTGCTCTCGCAGCGGATGCACCTCCACCTCGCCACCGCGCTCGCCGAGCGGGGCCACCGTGTGGTCACCCTCGACCTCCTCGGCCACGGCCTGTCCGACCGTCCCACCGACATGGCGAGCTACTCGATGCCGCTGTTCGCCGGCCAGGCCGTGGCGCTGCTCGACCACCTCGGTGTCGAGCGTGCGGTGGTCGGCGGCACCTCGCTCGGCGCCAACGTCACCCTGGAGGTGGCCGCACAGTTCCCGTCGCGCGTGCAGGGCATGGTCGTCGAGATGCCGGTGCTCGACCACGCCCTCCCCGCCGGGGCGGCGGTGTTCACCCCGATCATGCTGGCGCTCACCCTGGGCCGCCCGGCGATGTCGATGGTCTCCCTGCTCACCCGGATGGTGCCGAGCGCGCTGGTGCCCTTCTGGGTCGACGTCGCCCTCGACATGGTCCGGCAGGACCCGGGCCCGAGCGGTGCGGTGATCCAGGGCATCCTCTTCGACCGGGTCGCCCCTCCCGGCTCGGTGCGCCGCACCCTCGAGGCGCCGGCGCTGATCATCGGCCACCACCGCGACCCCATCCACGTCTTCTCCGACGCCGACATGCTCGCCGCCGAGCTGCCCAACGCACGGCTGGTGGAGGCGAGCACCCTGCTGGAGATGCGGCTGGCTCCGGCCCGGCTCACCGCCGAGATCACCGCCTTCGTCGACGGCTGCTGAGCGCGATCCCCCCGGGTGAACCCGGTTCCCGGTCAGAGCAGCAGGTCGAAGACCCGGAGGGCGCGCTCCCAGTCCTCAGACGAGGGGTTGCGGATCGCCCCGTCGATGATGGTGAAGGCGTGTGCCAGGGCGACGGAGAGCCCGCCGGCGACACTGGGGATCCGCGCCTCGGTCTCGCCGGAGAGGCTGAGGTCGAGCGGCGGCAGCGTGGCCAGCTGCTCGAGGATCGGCTTGAGCTCGATCTCCGGATCGACCCGCCTCTCGAACTCGT is a window of Candidatus Dormiibacterota bacterium DNA encoding:
- a CDS encoding alpha/beta fold hydrolase, producing the protein MSRTGTFLHRGHRLAYTVHGDRGRTCLLMHGLLLSQRMHLHLATALAERGHRVVTLDLLGHGLSDRPTDMASYSMPLFAGQAVALLDHLGVERAVVGGTSLGANVTLEVAAQFPSRVQGMVVEMPVLDHALPAGAAVFTPIMLALTLGRPAMSMVSLLTRMVPSALVPFWVDVALDMVRQDPGPSGAVIQGILFDRVAPPGSVRRTLEAPALIIGHHRDPIHVFSDADMLAAELPNARLVEASTLLEMRLAPARLTAEITAFVDGC
- a CDS encoding DUF1931 family protein, producing the protein MPVMGVTKFERFFRTVADLDVDRNDLKRYNEFVGRKLYDLIVVGEAKATANGRDIVQPHDLPITKGLQQCIHEFERRVDPEIELKPILEQLATLPPLDLSLSGETEARIPSVAGGLSVALAHAFTIIDGAIRNPSSEDWERALRVFDLLL